A single window of Nicotiana tomentosiformis chromosome 1, ASM39032v3, whole genome shotgun sequence DNA harbors:
- the LOC104104667 gene encoding SWR1-complex protein 4: MDAKDILGLPKNGPIMSQEKKSRPQKESQRKPDGISREVYALTGGIAPLMPSLDINQLKRKALSESEKITWQWLPFTSSARKDNLQLYHWVRVVNGVPPTGDYSFAKFNKSVDVLEYTNDEYEKFLSDPSWTKEETDQLFELCKRFDLRFIIIADRFSSNRTVEELKDRYYSVSRAITIARAASPADVAGHPFVKEPYNVSQEIERKRALSMVLSQTKLQERRDAEVLAEAKRISVARKSVKAAEETELPVVSDAGPEGAEKAAGIDGISTSPNAQLPSGIAAPPVSETASTLASLRMLRVYLRTYALEQMVQAASSSAGLRTIKRVEQTLQDLGVNLKPKVPTKLVCAEHLELRKEILTLLNLQKQLQYKEAEGSSYREGSYSETPGTPPKRAQQDRTFIPDSTSFGGDKVGKRDQKRKGPGRLSEVPSSPAQSKRPRKLKTSDG; this comes from the exons ATGGATGCGAAGGACATCTTAGGATTGCCCAAAAATGGACCCATTATGTCCCAAGAAAAGAAATCGAGACCTCAGAAAGAATCTCAAAGGAAACCTGATGGCATTTCGCGAGAA GTTTACGCACTTACAGGTGGTATTGCACCTCTCATGCCTTCTCTTGACATCAATCAATTGAAACGAAAAGCTCTTTCAGAGTCCGAAAAG ATTACGTGGCAATGGCTTCCGTTCACAAGCTCTGCTAGAAAAGATAACTTACAGCTTTATCATTGG GTGAGAGTTGTTAATGGTGTTCCGCCTACAGGTGACTATTCGTTTGCCAAGTTTAATAAG TCTGTGGATGTACTTGAGTACACTAACGATGAGTATGAGAAGTTCTTGTCCGATCCT TCATGGACCAAGGAAGAGACTGATCAATTATTTGAGCTGTGCAAGAGGTTTGATCTCCGTTTCATTATCATAGCTGATAGGTTCTCTTCAAATCGTACAGTTGAGGAACTGAAGGACCGCTACTACAGTG TATCTCGTGCTATTACAATTGCTAGGGCTGCATCACCTGCCGATGTTGCTGGACATCCCTTTGTAAAG GAGCCTTACAATGTCTCTCAAGAGATAGAGCGAAAACGTGCACTGTCGATGGTGCTTTCACAAACAAAGCTGCAAGAGCGGAGGGATGCAGAG GTTCTTGCCGAAGCAAAACGAATATCAGTGGCACGAAAATCTGTGAAG GCGGCTGAAGAGACAGAACTTCCAGTTGTGTCAGATGCTGGCCCTGAAGGTGCTGAAAAAGCTGCCGGTATTGATGGAATATCAACCTCCCCAAATGCTCAATTACCCTCTGGGATTGCTGCACCTCCAGTGTCAGAGACTGCTTCTACTTTGGCTTCTCTTCGCATG CTTCGTGTGTACTTGAGAACATATGCACTAGAGCAAATGGTGCAAGCCGCGAGCTCTTCAGCTGGACTTCGGACAATCAAGAGGGTCGAACAAACTTTACAAGACCTTGGG GTTAATTTGAAGCCGAAGGTCCCAACTAAGCTTGTCTGTGCAGAACATCTTGAACTGAGGAAAGAAATACTAACCCTGTTAAATCTTCAAAAGCAG CTACAATACAAGGAGGCAGAAGGCTCATCTTATCGTGAAGGTTCATATTCTGAGACTCCTGGTACACCTCCTAAG CGTGCACAACAAGACAGAACATTCATCCCCGACTCTACAAGTTTTGGAG GGGACAAAGTTGGTAAAAGAGACCAGAAACGCAAG GGGCCTGGGCGATTATCAGAAGTTCCATCTTCGCCAGCACAGTCAAAACGGCCCCGCAAGTTAAAGACTTCAGATGGATGA